Proteins co-encoded in one Quercus robur chromosome 8, dhQueRobu3.1, whole genome shotgun sequence genomic window:
- the LOC126696257 gene encoding uncharacterized protein LOC126696257, translating into MGTPRAVKIQAIADLLAQFPGEEEFPLDDEVPGEVVVAEEVREQWVMKFDGSSTTQFGGVGVVLYREEDKAMALSFKLEFSCSNNTAEYETYLTRLATALVMGAKHLRVLGNSNLVVCQAKGSFSLKEPSLAPYRVMAQGMEIEHAPKNENQFADALATLGSQIIFKGDSTRIEVSKREESIIEVLKEKFREE; encoded by the coding sequence ATGGGGACGCCTAGGGCGGTGAAAATTCAGGCTATAGCGGATCTATTGGCACAGTTTCCGGGAGAGGAAGAATTCCCATTGGATGATGAAGTTCCAGGGGAAGTAGTCGTGGCGGAAGAGGTAAGAGAACAATGGGTAATGAAGTTTGATGGGTCTTCTACTACCCAGTTTGGAGGGGTGGGAGTAGTCTTGTATCGTGAAGAAGACAAGGCAATGGCGCTATCGTTCAAGCTGGAATTCTCCTGTTCAAACAACACGGCCGAATACGAAACCTACCTAACCAGGCTAGCCACGGCTCTCGTAATGGGAGCCAAACATTTAAGAGTATTGGGAAATTCGAACCTGGTTGTCTGCCAGGCCAAGGGAAGCTTTTCCTTAAAAGAGCCCAGCCTAGCCCCATATAGAGTGATGGCCCAAGGGATGGAAATAGAGCATGCTCCAAAAAACGAAAACCAGTTTGCGGACGCATTAGCCACACTGGGGtcacaaataattttcaaagGGGATAGCACCAGGATAGAAGTCAGCAAAAGGGAAGAATCCATCATTGAGGTGTTGAAGGAAAAGTTCCGGGAGGAATAG
- the LOC126695434 gene encoding uncharacterized protein LOC126695434 — protein sequence MEKGLISVDRWTGHSQAYFLTHLHSDHTQGLSSSWAKGPIFCSRLTAKLFPFKFPGFNLSLLRLLAVGTWHSISLVSPSSASSSTLQVMPIDAHHCPGAVMFLFRGEFGCLLYTGDFRWETTSKRAEIGRTMLLNALKDDVVDILYLDNTYCNPSYAFPSRAIVAQQVIDIIVSHPEHDIIIGIDSLGKEDLLLHISHELKIKIWVWPERLQTMHLLGFHDIFTTKTSLTRVRAVPRYSFSVETLEGLNTMHPTIGIMPSGLPWVVSPLENGDKLFGSLLTSRYNRSKWSGNGGNHTEKPNGNLGSVEKFHKYIYSVPYSDHSCFAEIEDFVKLVQPTNMKGIVSSSSCYVDPLYYFGRLCGAYQSAQSLPHNKRKERVERVLAVNNKTTFRCGASAGLERKRTMTVKVKSSGIHVSRMSALRRKKRGAKIEENDRPN from the exons ATGGAGAAGGGTCTGATATCGGTGGACAGGTGGACGGGGCACAGCCAGGCGTACTTCTTGACGCACCTGCATTCGGACCACACCCAAGGGTTATCTTCCAGCTGGGCCAAGGGTCCAATCTTCTGCTCCCGACTCACCGCCAAGCTCTTCCCCTTCAAATTCCCTGGCTTcaacctctccctcctccgcCTACTGGCCGTCGGCACTTGGCACTCCATCTCTCTCGTCTCCCCttcctccgcttcttcttccaCTCTTCAAGTCATGCCCATCGACGCTCACCATTGTCCCG GTGCAGTTATGTTCTTGTTccgtggggagtttggctgctTGCTTTACACTGGCGATTTCCGCTGGGAAACAACTAGTAAGAGGGCAGAGATAGGAAGGACCATGCTCCTCAATGCTCTTAAGGATGATGTAGTCGACATCCTTTACTTGGATAACACATACTGCAATCCATCATACGCTTTTCCATCTCGAGCAATTGTTGCTCAACAG GTTATTGATATCATTGTCTCCCATCCTGAACATGACATAATTATTGGGATTGACTCTCTGGGAAAAGAAGACCTTTTGCTTCACATTTCACATGAACTTAAAATAAAG ATTTGGGTGTGGCCAGAACGCTTGCAAACTATGCATCTTCTTGGGTTCCATGACATATTCACAACCAAGACTTCTCTTACAAGAGTGCGAGCTGTTCCTCGTTACAGTTTTAGCGTTGAAACTTTAGAGGGACTAAACACAATGCACCCAACTATAGGTATCATGCCATCTGGTCTTCCATGGGTGGTGAGCCCTCTTGAAAATGGTGACAAACTTTTCGGTTCCCTTTTAACTTCTCGTTACAACAGAAGCAAATGGAGCGGAAATGGTGGGAACCATACTGAAAAGCCAAATGGAAATTTAGGTTCTGTGGAAAAGTTTCATAAGTACATATATTCTGTTCCATACTCAGATCACTCATGCTTTGCAGAGATAGAGGATTTTGTAAAACTTGTCCAGCCAACCAACATGAAAGGCATTGTCTCTTCATCATCGTGCTATGTTGATCCTCTATACTATTTTGGCCGCCTTTGTGGAGCCTACCAATCAGCTCAAAGTTTACCTCACaataagagaaaagagagagttgAAAGAGTTCTAGCTGTCAATAACAAAACTACCTTTAGATGTGGTGCTTCTGCTGGGTTGGAGAGGAAAAGAACAATGACTGTGAAGGTCAAAAGTTCAGGTATTCATGTGAGCAGGATGAGTGCACTGAGACGAAAAAAGCGTGGTGCAAAGATTGAGGAAAATGACCGTCCCAATTGA